A genomic segment from Myxosarcina sp. GI1 encodes:
- a CDS encoding cation diffusion facilitator family transporter: protein MNRNIKTRNTSEAEIKTQPLKLLWIVLCLRSGLFLAELTTGLRVHSLSLVALSGHLFVDLMAIAIAIAAAWLVEHSTQAKLPLKPRQIEAIAALLNGLILLAVAGSILCGVWHNVRASASEAGLPMLAIAALGLLVKGINASLLYEESHHNLNVRGVFFHAIADGASSFGLLAAALVIFYLDWFWADTAASLLVAIFMLVSAFSLLKESIQTLTD, encoded by the coding sequence TTGAACCGAAATATTAAAACCAGGAATACATCTGAAGCAGAAATTAAAACGCAACCATTGAAGCTTTTGTGGATTGTTTTATGTTTGCGAAGCGGATTATTTTTAGCTGAATTAACAACGGGACTTCGTGTACATAGTTTATCCCTTGTCGCTCTATCTGGACATCTTTTTGTCGATCTAATGGCGATCGCTATTGCCATAGCTGCTGCTTGGCTAGTCGAGCATTCTACTCAAGCCAAATTACCATTGAAACCCCGACAAATCGAAGCTATAGCTGCCTTACTGAACGGCTTAATTCTCTTGGCAGTAGCAGGATCGATTCTGTGTGGTGTTTGGCATAACGTTCGAGCTTCTGCTTCTGAAGCTGGTTTACCTATGCTAGCCATAGCAGCATTAGGACTACTTGTTAAAGGAATAAATGCCAGCTTACTTTACGAAGAAAGCCACCATAACTTGAACGTGCGGGGCGTATTCTTCCATGCGATCGCCGATGGAGCGAGTTCCTTTGGTTTACTTGCAGCAGCGTTAGTTATCTTCTACCTTGACTGGTTTTGGGCTGATACGGCAGCTAGCTTGTTAGTAGCTATTTTTATGCTGGTAAGTGCCTTTTCTCTACTCAAAGAAAGCATACAAACTTTGACGGATTAG
- a CDS encoding efflux RND transporter permease subunit → MLNSILKWSIARRWFVVIGAIIIALWGLFVIREMPLDVIPSFAPPQVQVQTEAPGFAPDEVESLITLPMESALNGTPGLQSIRSSSAVGLSVVNLIFEENTDIYRARQLVTERLQQVQSELPEGISPPEMTPTTSPIGDILKYALTAETTPLMEVTRLADWQIKNRLLGISGVSQVVVFGGEERQYQILVDPAKLQQFNVSLEQVTEATSGSNVNAPGGFLISPDRELIVRQQGRATSIADLERAVIAERGGTPVRLRDVAEVKIGKAVKRGDGALGGKPAVVLMIKKQPTGDTVKITEAVEAVMQEIEKTLPEDVKLTRTFRQADFIEASVKNVQVALRDGIIIVGAILILFLMNWRTIVITLSAMPLALILGLMFLKFQGGGINTMTLGGLVVAIGSVVDDAIVDMENSYRRLRENQRAGNPIAPLRVVFNSSVQVRVSVLFSTVIIAVIFAPVFALSGVEGKIFTPMAITYLLAIGASTLVAVTLTPALCALLLANSKLPDDETWIARRFKRVYRPLLGWSISKPKIVLMSAVAGLVASAIIVSGLGKVFLPEFQEQSQVVAMNLYPGVSLDTTRRAAFALSEELKDNPDFETIQLRAGRATGDIEVNGVDFAEIDIQVTEAAANNLDESMEKLRASFNKIPGIVPSVGGFIAHRIDEVISGVRSGIAVKIYGPELEELRSLGQQIQSVMGAVPGVVDLQLEPQVPIKQLQIKVDREAASRYGLSVGAVGETIETALNGRVVSQVLEQQQLFDLVVWLQPEARRDLENVRNLFINTPNYGQIPLSQVAKIDYGTGPNTINRENVSRRLIVSANVSGRDLGSVIQDIRTQVQQEVEFPGGYFIEYGGQFEAQERATQRLLLFGALALLAIAVLMYFAVKSIASTIAIMINLPLALVGGIISIALTGGDLSIASLVGFITLFGVAARNGLLLVETYNNKFAEGMSLKETIINGSQERLNAILMTALTSALGMAPLAVGTGPGKEMLQPLAVVVLGGLFTSTALTLLVLPALYSLFGKFLMPKSTKTNSSLSKTSQLILSEENGVAQAANNRG, encoded by the coding sequence ATGCTCAATTCCATACTCAAATGGTCGATCGCGCGACGCTGGTTCGTAGTTATCGGCGCGATTATAATTGCCTTGTGGGGACTGTTCGTCATTAGGGAAATGCCCTTGGATGTAATACCGAGTTTTGCCCCCCCCCAAGTACAAGTTCAAACAGAAGCCCCTGGATTCGCCCCCGACGAGGTAGAATCTTTAATCACTTTGCCAATGGAAAGTGCGCTCAACGGTACTCCAGGGTTACAATCGATTCGTTCCTCTTCTGCCGTAGGTCTTTCCGTCGTTAACCTTATTTTTGAAGAAAATACCGATATCTATCGAGCCAGACAGTTAGTTACCGAAAGGTTACAGCAAGTTCAAAGCGAACTACCAGAAGGCATTAGTCCGCCAGAGATGACTCCTACTACTTCACCCATAGGAGACATTCTGAAATATGCTCTAACTGCCGAGACTACGCCATTGATGGAAGTAACGCGGTTAGCAGACTGGCAAATTAAAAACCGTCTGCTAGGCATTTCTGGTGTCAGTCAAGTAGTAGTATTTGGCGGAGAAGAGCGACAGTATCAAATTTTAGTCGATCCAGCTAAGTTACAGCAATTTAATGTGTCTTTAGAGCAAGTAACCGAAGCAACCAGTGGCTCGAACGTGAATGCCCCTGGAGGCTTTTTGATTAGTCCCGATCGCGAACTGATTGTCAGACAGCAGGGTCGAGCGACTTCGATCGCCGATCTAGAGCGTGCGGTGATTGCCGAACGGGGTGGGACACCCGTGCGTTTGAGGGATGTGGCAGAGGTAAAAATTGGCAAGGCAGTAAAAAGGGGGGATGGAGCTTTAGGAGGTAAGCCTGCTGTAGTTCTAATGATTAAAAAACAACCTACTGGTGATACTGTCAAGATCACTGAGGCAGTGGAAGCAGTAATGCAGGAAATTGAAAAAACTTTGCCTGAAGATGTTAAATTAACTCGAACTTTTCGACAGGCAGATTTTATCGAAGCATCGGTGAAAAATGTTCAAGTAGCTTTGCGGGATGGAATCATTATCGTTGGGGCGATTTTGATTCTCTTTTTGATGAACTGGCGCACTATTGTTATTACCCTCAGTGCTATGCCTTTAGCGTTAATTTTGGGGCTGATGTTTCTCAAGTTTCAGGGTGGAGGAATTAACACCATGACTTTGGGGGGGTTAGTCGTCGCCATCGGTTCGGTAGTAGATGACGCGATCGTCGATATGGAAAACTCCTACCGTCGTCTGCGAGAAAATCAACGAGCGGGTAATCCTATTGCCCCCCTAAGAGTAGTTTTTAATAGCTCGGTGCAGGTTAGGGTGAGCGTGCTGTTTTCCACCGTGATTATTGCCGTAATATTTGCCCCTGTATTTGCTCTATCGGGGGTAGAAGGGAAGATTTTTACGCCCATGGCAATTACTTATCTATTGGCAATTGGTGCTTCGACTTTAGTTGCAGTAACTTTGACACCAGCTTTGTGTGCCTTATTACTGGCAAACAGTAAACTTCCCGATGATGAGACTTGGATTGCACGTCGATTTAAGCGCGTTTATCGTCCCCTCTTAGGATGGTCGATTAGTAAGCCTAAAATTGTCTTAATGAGTGCTGTGGCAGGATTAGTAGCTTCCGCTATCATTGTTTCAGGCTTGGGAAAAGTGTTTCTACCAGAGTTTCAAGAACAGTCTCAGGTGGTTGCCATGAATCTCTATCCTGGAGTGTCTTTAGATACTACTAGAAGGGCTGCTTTTGCCCTATCAGAAGAACTTAAAGATAACCCTGACTTTGAAACAATTCAACTGCGGGCAGGTCGTGCTACTGGAGATATCGAAGTCAATGGTGTGGACTTTGCCGAAATCGATATTCAAGTAACTGAAGCAGCAGCGAATAACCTCGACGAGAGCATGGAAAAGCTGCGTGCTTCCTTTAATAAAATTCCTGGCATAGTTCCCAGCGTAGGTGGTTTTATTGCTCACCGTATCGATGAAGTAATTTCAGGAGTGCGTTCTGGTATTGCTGTTAAAATATACGGTCCAGAATTAGAAGAACTGCGTTCTCTCGGACAGCAGATCCAGTCGGTGATGGGAGCTGTTCCTGGTGTAGTAGATTTACAACTAGAACCACAAGTTCCTATTAAACAACTCCAGATTAAGGTCGATCGCGAAGCAGCTTCTCGTTATGGCTTGAGCGTCGGTGCAGTAGGAGAAACCATCGAAACAGCTTTAAACGGTCGCGTGGTATCTCAAGTTCTCGAACAGCAGCAATTATTTGACTTGGTGGTTTGGTTGCAACCAGAAGCTCGCCGCGACCTCGAAAATGTCAGAAATTTATTTATCAACACTCCGAACTACGGACAAATTCCTCTGTCTCAAGTTGCCAAGATTGACTACGGCACAGGACCCAATACCATCAACAGAGAAAATGTTTCCCGTAGGTTGATCGTTTCGGCTAATGTTTCGGGTCGGGATTTGGGATCTGTGATTCAAGATATCCGCACGCAGGTTCAACAAGAAGTGGAGTTTCCTGGAGGATACTTCATCGAATATGGCGGTCAATTTGAGGCACAGGAACGAGCTACCCAAAGGTTGCTGCTATTTGGTGCCTTAGCTCTATTGGCGATCGCGGTGCTGATGTACTTTGCTGTCAAATCGATTGCCTCAACCATAGCGATTATGATTAACCTTCCCTTAGCCTTAGTTGGCGGAATAATTTCCATCGCCTTAACTGGAGGAGATCTATCGATTGCCTCTTTGGTGGGTTTTATTACCTTGTTTGGTGTGGCAGCCCGTAACGGATTGTTACTCGTAGAAACCTACAATAATAAGTTTGCTGAGGGAATGAGTCTTAAAGAAACGATTATCAATGGCTCTCAAGAGAGATTAAACGCTATTTTGATGACAGCTTTAACTTCAGCATTAGGAATGGCACCCCTGGCAGTTGGTACGGGTCCTGGGAAGGAGATGCTGCAACCTCTAGCAGTAGTGGTTTTAGGAGGATTATTTACTTCTACTGCTTTAACCTTACTGGTATTACCCGCCCTCTATTCCTTGTTTGGCAAATTCTTGATGCCCAAATCAACCAAAACCAATTCGTCGTTATCCAAAACATCGCAATTGATTCTCAGTGAAGAAAATGGCGTAGCACAGGCAGCAAATAATCGAGGTTGA
- a CDS encoding DUF2808 domain-containing protein — translation MKKLLIYTSVLSLILAAMPANVLAKDSHGIEGTSHIIGAGAFPKRLRASHPNYSFRIHVQGQPISAVTIELPEAMTIKDGVKVTDETGTELKPRVTSDPEKVTLAFAQPVAPDTTLSIKLKDVHRQRRIIRTLMYRINVLKVGMEREVSLGVARIHTD, via the coding sequence ATGAAAAAACTACTAATTTATACCTCTGTATTATCTTTAATCCTGGCTGCAATGCCTGCTAACGTCTTGGCAAAAGACAGTCATGGAATCGAGGGAACTTCTCATATTATCGGTGCTGGAGCTTTTCCCAAGAGACTTCGAGCATCCCATCCTAACTATAGTTTTAGAATTCACGTTCAAGGGCAACCCATCTCGGCAGTTACTATCGAGCTACCAGAAGCAATGACAATTAAGGATGGAGTTAAAGTAACCGATGAAACAGGTACAGAACTTAAACCAAGAGTTACCTCCGACCCAGAAAAAGTGACCCTTGCTTTTGCCCAACCCGTTGCTCCCGATACAACCCTGTCTATTAAGCTCAAAGATGTTCATCGACAGAGACGTATTATTAGAACTTTAATGTATCGAATCAATGTTTTAAAGGTCGGCATGGAGCGAGAAGTAAGCTTGGGAGTAGCCAGAATTCATACTGACTAA
- the rppA gene encoding two-component system response regulator RppA: MRILLVEDEPDMGATIKEILNREKYVVDWVQDGAEAWEYIQDRLADYSLAIFDWSLPGLTGLELCQRLRNRKNPLPILVLTAKDKIEDRVSGLDAGADDYLVKPFSIPELLARVRALQRRSPLLQPSRLQVDGLILDCGTRIAYWQSLEGQIREISLTNKEFQILEYLMKYPRQVIQSDRIRRQIWEINDYSYSNVVAAQVRRLRRKLASIDCNNIIETVPGLGYRLNPEP; this comes from the coding sequence ATGAGAATATTATTAGTCGAAGATGAGCCAGATATGGGGGCGACCATCAAAGAAATTTTAAATCGCGAAAAATATGTAGTAGATTGGGTACAAGATGGCGCTGAAGCTTGGGAATATATTCAAGATCGTTTAGCAGATTACTCTCTAGCTATTTTTGATTGGTCACTTCCTGGATTGACTGGTTTGGAACTGTGTCAGCGACTGCGAAATCGAAAAAATCCTTTGCCCATTCTAGTATTAACTGCCAAGGATAAAATAGAAGATAGAGTATCTGGTTTGGATGCTGGTGCAGATGATTATCTGGTCAAACCCTTTAGCATACCTGAGTTATTGGCGAGAGTGCGGGCTTTACAGAGGAGATCTCCTCTTTTACAACCTTCAAGACTACAAGTAGACGGACTCATTTTAGACTGCGGTACTCGCATTGCTTATTGGCAATCTTTGGAGGGTCAGATACGGGAAATTTCTCTAACTAATAAAGAATTTCAAATATTAGAATATTTAATGAAATATCCCAGACAAGTCATTCAAAGCGATCGCATTCGTCGTCAGATTTGGGAAATTAATGACTATAGTTACAGCAATGTAGTAGCAGCTCAGGTACGACGACTTCGACGCAAATTAGCATCTATCGATTGTAACAATATTATTGAAACTGTCCCTGGTTTAGGATATCGTCTTAATCCCGAGCCATGA
- a CDS encoding tetratricopeptide repeat protein: protein MQLKLLIFKLVLLNGIIGTMLPVYAHSPNETLEQWEADVEVNQLLRQGKELVEQGKLGEALSAYQHVISLESENPRIFSAIGYVQATQSNFPAAVEAFQKAIALEPDNSNFYYGLAYSLASSEAYAEAADAYDRTIELDPNLVNAHLGLGIVLLRQQNYDGALDAFSRLTTLAPNNVIAYRTMGTILLQKQQYAKAIEVLQRAAELAPSESAIQLDLGIALLELNNTPKAIAAFERAAELNPNDGRIHFQVGKILQTEGDVDAALTEYRKAANLQPDSVETRKAIADILLEQQDYLMAVVEHRQLIALKPQDAQSYYHLGLALKERQRIEEAITALEQALNLYQQQGKTAQVETVENILDELEE, encoded by the coding sequence ATGCAGTTAAAACTACTTATATTCAAACTCGTTCTTCTAAACGGGATTATCGGAACGATGCTTCCTGTTTACGCTCATTCACCCAATGAAACATTAGAACAGTGGGAAGCAGATGTAGAAGTCAATCAGCTTTTGAGGCAAGGGAAAGAATTAGTAGAACAGGGCAAACTAGGGGAAGCTTTGAGTGCTTACCAGCACGTAATTAGTTTAGAAAGCGAAAATCCCCGCATCTTTTCGGCAATTGGCTACGTACAGGCAACCCAATCCAACTTTCCCGCAGCAGTCGAGGCTTTTCAAAAAGCGATCGCTTTAGAACCTGATAACTCTAATTTTTATTACGGTCTAGCCTACAGTCTTGCTAGTTCCGAAGCTTATGCTGAAGCTGCCGATGCCTACGATCGAACGATCGAACTCGACCCCAATCTGGTCAATGCTCATTTAGGTTTAGGAATTGTGCTGCTACGCCAACAAAACTACGACGGTGCATTGGATGCTTTTTCACGACTGACCACCCTCGCACCAAATAATGTTATCGCCTATCGCACGATGGGAACTATCCTACTTCAGAAACAACAGTATGCCAAGGCGATCGAGGTTTTACAAAGGGCTGCCGAACTCGCTCCCTCTGAAAGTGCGATTCAACTCGATCTGGGAATCGCTTTGTTGGAGCTAAACAATACCCCTAAAGCGATCGCAGCTTTTGAACGGGCTGCCGAGTTAAATCCTAATGATGGCAGAATTCATTTTCAGGTGGGTAAAATTCTGCAAACAGAAGGCGATGTTGATGCAGCCTTAACCGAGTATCGCAAAGCAGCCAATCTGCAACCCGATTCGGTAGAAACTAGAAAAGCGATCGCCGATATTCTTTTAGAACAGCAGGATTACCTAATGGCGGTTGTCGAACACCGACAGTTAATTGCTCTCAAACCTCAAGATGCCCAGTCCTATTATCATCTGGGACTGGCATTGAAAGAGAGACAGCGCATCGAAGAAGCTATTACTGCTCTCGAACAAGCTTTAAACCTCTATCAACAGCAGGGTAAAACCGCGCAGGTAGAGACAGTTGAAAACATTTTAGATGAATTAGAAGAATAA
- a CDS encoding heavy metal translocating P-type ATPase translates to MTSQHSTGCCSTDEGHNHEGHDHSHEHGEFNLRRELIPLGIAIALFLVGLIFNQPLHDTPGAIAEYAVLIPAYLISGWSVLTSAGRNILRGKIFDENFLMTIATIGAIAIHELPEGVAVMLFFQIGELFQGFAVGRSRRSIKALLEVRPDTANLVIGGVVREVNPEKVEVGDTIIIKPGEKVPLDGEILAGSSQVDTSALTGESVPRTVREGEIILAGAINQTGSLTVRVTKLFAESSIAKILDLVENASSKKAPTEKFITRFARYYTPIVVFLSLAVAILPPLLIPGATSEQWVYRALVLLVISCPCGLVISIPLGYFGGVGGAAKRGILVKGSTFLDALTDVKTVIFDKTGTLTEGVFQVTQVTSYNSYSEKEILTMAAIAESQSNHPVARSIVEAYDNAITDSDVTDYEEIPGHGISAKVRGMAVLAGNDRLLHRENIEHDTCNVEGTVVHLAIDRKYAGYILISDRIKSDAAIAIARLKKAGVNETVMLTGDNRVVAQSVANQLGLDTYKAELLPENKVEAIEQYLLKSDKKSKVAFVGDGINDAPVIARADVGMAMGALGSDAAIETADVVLMDDAPSKVAEAINIARKTHTIVWQNIILAMAVKALFILLGAIGLATLWEAVFADVGVALLAIFNATRVLKVN, encoded by the coding sequence ATGACAAGTCAACATTCCACTGGCTGCTGTTCTACCGATGAAGGTCATAACCATGAGGGACACGACCATAGCCACGAACATGGCGAATTTAATTTACGTCGAGAACTAATACCCCTCGGTATTGCGATCGCTTTATTTCTGGTGGGATTAATTTTCAACCAGCCTTTACACGATACTCCAGGAGCGATCGCCGAATACGCAGTTTTGATTCCCGCTTATCTAATAAGCGGTTGGTCTGTTTTAACCAGTGCGGGGCGGAATATTCTGCGAGGTAAAATCTTCGATGAAAACTTCTTGATGACCATTGCTACCATAGGAGCGATCGCCATTCATGAATTGCCCGAAGGTGTGGCGGTGATGCTGTTTTTCCAGATCGGCGAACTGTTTCAGGGTTTTGCCGTTGGGCGATCGCGTCGTTCGATTAAGGCATTGCTAGAGGTACGTCCCGATACGGCAAATTTAGTTATTGGTGGGGTAGTAAGAGAGGTCAACCCCGAAAAAGTAGAGGTTGGAGATACTATCATCATCAAACCAGGGGAGAAAGTTCCTTTAGATGGGGAAATACTAGCAGGGAGTTCCCAAGTTGATACTTCCGCACTTACAGGTGAATCTGTACCCCGAACTGTCAGGGAAGGCGAAATAATTCTCGCAGGTGCGATTAACCAAACAGGAAGCTTAACGGTTCGAGTCACCAAACTGTTTGCCGAATCTTCCATCGCCAAAATTTTGGATTTGGTTGAAAACGCCAGCAGTAAAAAAGCTCCCACAGAAAAGTTTATTACTCGTTTTGCTCGTTATTACACCCCTATAGTAGTTTTTCTTTCTCTAGCAGTTGCTATCTTGCCTCCTCTACTCATTCCTGGTGCTACTAGCGAACAATGGGTGTATCGGGCATTAGTTCTATTAGTCATATCCTGTCCCTGCGGATTGGTTATCAGTATTCCCCTCGGTTACTTTGGCGGAGTTGGTGGTGCAGCCAAAAGAGGAATTTTAGTAAAGGGTTCGACTTTTCTCGATGCGTTAACCGATGTCAAAACGGTAATTTTTGATAAAACTGGAACTTTAACCGAAGGGGTATTCCAAGTTACTCAGGTAACGTCTTATAACAGCTATAGCGAAAAAGAAATACTTACTATGGCTGCGATCGCCGAATCTCAATCCAATCACCCCGTAGCGCGATCGATTGTGGAAGCTTACGATAATGCGATTACCGATTCTGATGTCACCGACTATGAAGAAATACCAGGACACGGAATTAGTGCCAAAGTTAGGGGGATGGCAGTATTAGCAGGAAACGATCGCCTATTACATCGAGAGAATATAGAACACGACACCTGCAATGTTGAAGGTACGGTAGTTCATTTAGCCATAGATCGAAAATATGCTGGCTATATTTTAATTTCCGACAGAATCAAGTCAGATGCAGCCATAGCGATCGCCCGACTTAAAAAAGCGGGAGTCAACGAAACCGTAATGCTGACGGGAGATAACCGAGTTGTGGCTCAAAGCGTTGCCAATCAACTTGGCTTGGATACTTACAAAGCGGAATTACTGCCAGAAAATAAGGTAGAGGCGATCGAGCAGTATCTTCTTAAATCAGACAAAAAAAGCAAAGTGGCATTTGTTGGCGACGGCATTAACGACGCACCCGTAATCGCTAGAGCCGATGTAGGGATGGCAATGGGAGCATTGGGTTCGGATGCAGCAATAGAAACTGCGGACGTAGTGCTGATGGATGATGCCCCATCCAAGGTAGCAGAGGCAATAAATATAGCGCGTAAAACTCACACTATTGTCTGGCAAAACATCATCTTGGCAATGGCAGTTAAAGCCCTATTTATTTTACTCGGTGCGATCGGTCTTGCAACTTTGTGGGAAGCGGTGTTTGCCGATGTCGGGGTAGCACTGTTAGCGATTTTTAACGCTACTAGGGTTTTGAAAGTTAACTGA
- the rppB gene encoding two-component system sensor histidine kinase RppB — protein MKKHKLFSKTRTTLAFCYAGVMGLILILLGIGAYQAIKRSYSLEIDRDLQSTTGTLYQSLELQLQQPGRIEPAIEQLLPNLCQLGNRCLAATSSPTHRNLSAINQNSYYVRLFNPSGRLLAVAGTYPEGLSSDFKRKTWQTVSDRKGNNYRQITLLVHTQNERVWGYLQVGYSREEYEHLLIRTKKIIILSSIFSLVVVGGASWGLAGVAMRPIYESYKQMEQFSADVAHELRTPLATTQSAVESALSTSQLEPSKALNVLQIVERQNLRLIKLVVDLLLLANTHQNLVNSHCEPCCLNDLVEDLIEEFLATASANQVTLSYQIHVEESLEILGNCDQLYRLVFNLIDNAIQYTPEGGNVTVILKRSNHQALIQVRDTGIGIARSEQQKIFNRFYRVHSDRSRKTGGSGLGLAISQAIAKAHNGSLSVHSELGKGSIFSLKLSLAADSHKKQRNKRKN, from the coding sequence ATGAAAAAACATAAGTTGTTTAGCAAGACCCGTACTACCCTAGCTTTTTGCTATGCAGGAGTTATGGGTTTAATTTTGATTTTATTAGGAATAGGAGCATATCAGGCAATTAAGCGCAGTTACTCGCTGGAAATAGACCGAGATTTGCAATCTACAACTGGAACCCTATACCAAAGTCTAGAATTGCAGCTTCAACAACCAGGACGTATCGAGCCTGCAATCGAACAATTGCTGCCCAATCTTTGCCAGCTTGGAAATCGTTGTTTAGCTGCAACAAGTTCTCCAACTCATCGCAATCTTAGTGCTATTAATCAAAATAGTTATTACGTTCGCCTATTTAATCCTTCTGGTCGTTTGCTGGCAGTAGCAGGAACCTATCCTGAAGGATTATCTTCAGATTTTAAGCGAAAAACTTGGCAAACTGTATCGGATCGAAAAGGAAATAATTATCGTCAAATAACTCTTTTGGTTCACACGCAGAACGAACGAGTTTGGGGTTATCTTCAAGTTGGTTATAGCCGTGAAGAGTATGAACATTTATTGATTAGAACGAAAAAAATCATCATATTGAGTTCTATTTTCTCGTTAGTAGTAGTCGGTGGAGCAAGTTGGGGGCTGGCTGGAGTTGCGATGCGTCCGATTTATGAATCTTACAAGCAAATGGAGCAGTTTTCTGCCGATGTCGCCCACGAACTGCGAACTCCTCTAGCAACAACTCAAAGTGCTGTAGAATCAGCATTATCAACATCCCAACTAGAACCTTCAAAGGCTCTAAATGTGTTGCAAATTGTCGAACGTCAAAACCTACGACTTATTAAGCTAGTTGTCGATCTGCTGCTGCTAGCTAATACTCATCAAAATTTGGTTAACTCGCACTGCGAACCCTGTTGTTTGAACGATCTTGTTGAAGATCTAATTGAGGAATTCCTAGCGACCGCCAGCGCGAATCAAGTAACCTTAAGCTACCAGATACATGTAGAAGAGTCTTTAGAAATATTAGGAAATTGCGACCAACTATACCGCCTTGTCTTCAATCTGATCGATAATGCTATTCAATACACCCCAGAAGGTGGAAATGTAACCGTTATTCTCAAACGTAGTAATCATCAAGCCCTAATTCAAGTTCGCGATACGGGAATTGGCATTGCCCGCTCCGAACAGCAAAAGATTTTTAATCGTTTTTATCGAGTACATAGCGATCGCTCTCGAAAAACTGGTGGTTCTGGATTGGGATTGGCGATCTCCCAAGCTATAGCCAAAGCACATAACGGCAGTCTAAGCGTACACAGTGAATTAGGCAAAGGAAGCATTTTTAGTTTGAAATTATCATTAGCTGCTGATTCCCATAAGAAACAGAGAAACAAAAGAAAAAACTAA
- a CDS encoding DUF190 domain-containing protein gives MRSWKQLTIYIGESDCWHHQPLYQALLGVAHQHQLTGVTVIKAIAGYGKHGIFRTDNELDTFLESSALPLLIIVIDREAAISEFLSSVREMVKDKFITCQSIEVFESKH, from the coding sequence ATGAGATCCTGGAAACAATTAACGATCTACATCGGTGAATCGGATTGTTGGCACCATCAACCACTTTACCAAGCTCTGTTAGGAGTCGCTCACCAACATCAGTTAACAGGCGTGACGGTAATAAAGGCGATCGCTGGATATGGCAAACACGGTATTTTTCGCACTGACAACGAGCTAGATACCTTTTTGGAATCTTCTGCGTTACCGCTTCTGATTATAGTAATAGATCGAGAAGCAGCAATCTCCGAGTTTCTATCTTCAGTAAGAGAAATGGTTAAAGATAAATTTATTACTTGCCAAAGTATAGAAGTTTTTGAGTCTAAACATTGA
- a CDS encoding sodium:calcium antiporter, with protein sequence MNIWIWAIVLIAAVWAAHWGAEQLDEPLKKLRRQWGLTQVAGAAFVGLAAASPEIGINTASAVTGVSDIGLGTMLGSNIIAIPIVVTTAYWASRRERLGDENDPEPGEDFDTHALHRQQRLLRVEKSAVSVQAIPYLAIIAVVAVLTLPKSVRGLQPIDGLVMAIVYLAYLGQAVFRGRQQGREVQWTKQEMFRAIAGVVVLAVGAYFTVRATENIVGAIGVSEIIGGLFITAPMAMLPELFATWSVARSGQVTAATTSVIGDHAVTMTIAFVPLALATAPVNDLQLYSVNLAFVALMPALYAGFIHWGGKEHGFQLWQVLALDGVYLIYLAIMLFGVLNVL encoded by the coding sequence ATGAACATTTGGATTTGGGCTATAGTTCTGATTGCTGCTGTCTGGGCAGCACATTGGGGCGCAGAACAACTCGATGAACCCCTGAAAAAATTACGCAGACAGTGGGGTTTAACTCAGGTTGCTGGTGCAGCTTTTGTGGGATTAGCTGCTGCTAGTCCCGAAATTGGGATTAATACGGCTAGTGCAGTTACGGGTGTGTCGGATATTGGTTTGGGAACGATGCTAGGGTCAAATATCATCGCTATTCCTATAGTCGTTACAACTGCTTACTGGGCTTCTCGTCGAGAGCGATTGGGAGATGAAAACGACCCTGAACCAGGAGAGGACTTCGATACTCATGCCCTTCACCGACAGCAAAGACTGTTGCGAGTGGAAAAATCAGCCGTCAGCGTCCAAGCCATACCTTATTTAGCAATTATTGCTGTAGTTGCTGTCTTGACTCTGCCCAAATCAGTACGGGGACTTCAACCCATCGATGGTTTGGTCATGGCGATCGTCTACCTGGCATATCTCGGACAGGCAGTATTTCGCGGTCGTCAGCAAGGTAGAGAGGTGCAGTGGACAAAGCAGGAAATGTTTAGGGCGATCGCGGGGGTTGTAGTTTTAGCGGTTGGCGCGTATTTCACGGTAAGGGCAACCGAAAATATAGTAGGTGCGATCGGTGTCTCCGAAATTATCGGGGGACTATTCATCACCGCACCAATGGCAATGCTACCAGAACTGTTTGCTACCTGGAGCGTTGCCCGTAGCGGTCAGGTAACTGCTGCTACCACTAGCGTCATCGGCGACCACGCCGTAACTATGACCATCGCTTTTGTCCCCCTGGCATTAGCAACTGCACCTGTTAACGATCTTCAGCTTTATTCCGTCAATCTTGCTTTTGTCGCTCTGATGCCAGCTTTATACGCTGGATTTATTCATTGGGGAGGGAAAGAACACGGCTTTCAATTATGGCAGGTATTAGCCCTAGACGGCGTTTACCTCATCTATCTTGCCATTATGCTCTTTGGCGTACTCAATGTCTTGTGA